The genomic stretch CAGCTTTTGTGTTAGGCTGAGCTATGACACGTAGTTGAGGCTCCATCCTGGTTAATCAAACCAAAGCAGCAGGGGTCCATGTTTCAATTacacagctgaagcagcagctcctcatttAAGTCCTCAACCGCAATGTGACCGCTCACCCACTTTAACAGCAGCTTTTTGGAATCTGCTTACAGTAAGCCTCCTTAATTTTTACAAAAAGATTTAGGTATTTACATCAGCCTCATGCTCACTCACAttcacgcgcgcacacacacacacacaaatgcaaatccaAACACACGCAAAAGCACCTTTAAGACTTTTTGGACTCAGATTAAGCTCAAAGCTGGTGCAAACATGTACAGTCATGCACACTTATTTAAATCACTGTAGGTGGGATTCAGTTAAAAAAACGACACTCTTGATTCTTATcagcattttaaaatgaaaatgttgattTTGAATAGAATGTTAGATCAGCGATGAACACATCAAAGAAGAATCACGGTCCATAAGTACGATTTTCTCCACATCAGAGACCTCCGAGAAGCAGTAAAACGAGAAAATAAAGCTTGTCCCGTGAAAAAAGCATCATTTTCTGGAGAAAATGTATCCTTCTTATGGTGTTGTTTGATCTGATCATTGTGATACTGTTTGATGGCCACAGACGCACATTTATGCAGATGGTGAGAACACATTTATTCTTTTGGACCTTTCTTCAAAGGTTAAATCTGTCATCAACTGTTGGTACCAACACAGTTCATCAGCGCCACTATCCTCACGCTCCAGTTTCCATTTTAATATCacctcatcttttctttttggtcTGATTAAATGTCAAAAATCCCTGAAGATTAGTGAGCATGGTGGCATGTGGGGCTGTATTGTTAGGGTCAAAAGGTCAGCTGCACTCTAGAGATTACACtgacaaaacacagaaaaagccTCTTCTGTTTGTGGTCATATGTGAATTTCTGGTTTTACTGACGGCACGTTGAAACtctaaaaaagagaaatgttagAAATGAGAAACACATCATTTGTCAACTAAATTTGAGCTGCAAAATGCATTCCATAATTCTATAACTGTGCTTAAATCAGTTGTGTAATGACACAAGAATAATCTGTGAGGCATTAAAGAAAGTGTTGCCCCTCAGACGGTGTCCTGGATCTTTCCACTAAGAAGAACGACAAACCCTCATCCGGCCTGTCTTCTGCATCTGGGATCAAAGGGTAAGTTGACAGGACCACTAAAACTTTTGGTAGTCAGCTCTTGTGATATTGGGAGTCCTCCTGAGGCCATCATGTGGTCACATCCTGATTAGTCCTGCCAAAAAATGCTGTCAAATCTAAAAAATGCCCAAATAATCGATTTCACAAGCAAATTGGAACATCAGAAACCAATGGCTGGTGTGTTGGGATGTGCTGGTtctcccacaaacacacaatcaaaaGGCTAATCGATGCCATCCCTGCTGTAGTCCTATACAATCTACCTTCTCATGTTCAGGTGCTGATGATAAACTTACTCCTGGAGTCAAGGTTCAGTGCAAGTACAAGTCACCAAACACACATGTAGGTTTTAGCTTTCTGTCCACCAGTCGGAGCCGTTATTGACGACCCTCAGCACTTTGCTCCCCATTTATTGATGAAGTGTTTTCTGCCTTGAAGCTACATTTGAATAGACAGAATCATGTTGAATTCTCGCAGCAAGAGGGAATAAACAATCGACACTAATCGCAGTTGCCATTTCCAGGAATACTCCTGATCTGTAGGTCAAAGATGGATTAGAAGAGGTTCAATAAGCTGAGCAGCCCCAAACACTGACTTCAGCGGAGGAAACCAAGACATTAGAGAACATCTCAACGTGCTCTATAAACTGAGCACATTTAATCCCAGGTGACCGCTGGAGTAAAGCTGAGTTTGGTGCAGTGATTTGCCACATTGATACAgccagggaggaggtggggggcgTTGTATACACAGTATTCACCAACGGTTGTTGTAGTGGAGCTTCTTCTTTACTGCAGATGAAAAGACAACAGACAGCTGCAAGTATGAAAttagcagcagaagcagctcgaTCCTCTCAGGACAGAACACTaacctcccccaccccctgcaggcTCCAAATGCCCCCGGGCCCTGTGCCTCAGCGAGCGCCTCTAATGATCAGGTCATGTAATATTAATATGAGGGGGGGGTCAAGGTTACTGGAGTTTAAATCCATTTCCGCTGCATCTGTGTGCTAGTCAGAAAGACCTGTGTTCTCCTGGCTGTTTCCAGGAGAACACAGGTCTTCCTGCCGCTGAAACTGACGTCTTTTCCTTCCACAAGTGGAAGCTGACGTGATCCAAAGCCCCTCATTAACCCTGTATTGTTGTCACTGTACTCCAGACCTCCCACTGTGGTAATCGGTCTTAAATCTCCAGCTGTGTGCCCCCCTCACGGCACAGTGGGCTTCTCTGGTGCTTACCAGAACACATCTCCAGTGGAGAGACATGCTATTCCCATCAACAATCTTCTCTCTGGAGCAATCCGCTGACTGGACAAACCATTTTCTGTTTGAACCCAAGGGAGCGTTTTACAAGGGCTTGTTGCCATAGTAACCTAATAGTGGGAACATTGGAGGCAGCATCTGTAGTGGAGGCACTTTGCATCGGGGTATTTAAGTACATTCCAGCAGCTGAGACAGGAAGCACAAATAAGAAGTAAATGCAGACATGAGTGCAAAggttcttctctttctcccttctggaccagcagctctctgacaTTTCCAGGCTGTAGAACATTTCAAGTCCTTTGAGTGACACCACACATGTGATGAAAGAGCATTTTTCTTGATCATAAACTGGGAATTTAAAGtttcttattttgtttgttaCTGAAAAGCAATTTCActgatttaatcattttctaTATCCGTGAGGCCCTTGAAAAAACAGGCAGCTTTTTGGCTCTTTTGTCTTCACAACATCACTTTTATTCCTCTATAAAATAAACAGACTGATCATTGATTCTTCATCTACAAACTGTCAGAAGTTTGTATATAAAGTCAAATACATCAAAACCATCTGATATATCTCATGAAACTTTTAACACCATTTCCTTTCTTTCATCCAGACATTCCCCCAAAGTTGAACAGACATTGTCAGaggcagatgaggaggatgtCCTGCTTCAGAGAAGTTTGCAGGACGGACTGAGGGAGACCTTCATTAACTCCCAGTGCTTCAAACCACCCTTGGCCCGCTCACTGCGCATTAAAGAGGAGCTCCTCAGCCAGAAGCACCGCCTCCTCAGCCAGCCTGCTGCTCTTTCATTGGCTAATCTGGAAGCAGCCGGCTTGCTTAATCACGGGCAGTCCCACTCCTTGCTTGGCCAAAAgtgttcctcctctttcttggGAAGCAAGGCTCACCTTGATAGCCTGCTAAAGCTTAAACAGGCTAGCGGAGCACTGAGCGGGGCCCTCAGTGACCTCAAAGACCTGCCCACATTCCTGGAAAatcaccaccacaaccaccatgGACCCTTCTCCTATAAGGgttccctccatcatcaccacaacAATCAGGGCTCCAAAGCCCACCACAGCGAGGGAAAGAGGGACCAGGGTCACTCACCTCCTGTTGACCTAAAGATTCCCCAGGTTCGGGGCATGGATCTCTCCTGGGACTCCCATACCTCTGAGCTGTATGGCTACGGTCCCCTGGGAGTGGCGGGTGGTGCTGAGAACACCCTGAGCCGGAAGCTGAGAGCCATCCTTCCTAAGCAGAACCGCCGTGGAGGAAGCCTGGGAAGCCTACTGGATGGGGCAGCTGATTACTGGAGCAATGAACTGGACCATTCAAGTTCTGGGCCAGCATACTCCACCTCAGATGTGGAAGGGGACCCAAACTCCAAGCAGCCAAGGAAGAAGAGGGGCCGCTATCGTCAGTACAACAGCGAGATCTTGGAAGAGGCTATAACTGTAGTGATGAGTGGGAAGATGAGCGTTTCAAAGGCTCAGAGCATGTATGGAATCCCACACAGCACCTTGGAATACAAGGTCAAGGAGCGCATGGGAACACTGAAGAACCCCCCAAAGAAGAAGCTCAAGCTGATGATGAAAATGGAGGCAGGAGGCCAGGATTTTCCTGCCGAGTCTGAAAACACACCAACCTCAACCCCGCGAGATGAAGACCAgccactggctgctgctgagctcAAGGACAATGTCAAAGAAGAGATTGACTAAATCAACTCACATGTGTAAACCTCAAAGGACTAGAAGCGAAAATGGATGGGGCTTTGTTTGTGCCAATTTACTTTGCAGTAACTGGGTGAGCACAAATGCAGGTATAATATTCAGAGGATTCTTTAAAAATGGAGATAAACGACCAATCCAAAAATTTCAAGAAGCATCACCTGAGCGGTGGTTAGCATTTTTTTAGCTTCTAACCAGCGGCCGAACAAATGTGGCAGAAGACATTTGTAAAATGAAAGTTGATAAAATTTCCATGAGCATGCTGATAATACTCAGCCCAAAAACCTCTTCCCCTTTTCTCTGACCTTGATCGTTGCTGCTTATAAATGCAGTTTGGACTTTGGATTATTCCAATTTAGTTAGGATGAGTGAAAATTGACAGATTAGTCCCTTTACTGCTCACCATCTCATGGAGTACTAGCGACAAATTGGTAAGTGAGTTGTCAATATCAAAGCCAATTTTAAGGTTGACTCATGCCATTGATGTTCCTCATCGAGGTTCTGAATCAAACCCCATCCTCCTACTGCCAGGTATCCATGATGCTTTAACTGCAAaccctttttattttctcctccttgAGAAATTATGCTAATCTCTGTGTGAACGAAAGCAACATTGACCTGTCCTTCTCATAtgagaaaagacaaacaagagTCATTCAGGGATGCATGTTTGTGAGTTTCGTGAACACTACTGATTCTATGTTCCACATTGTTTCCTCTATCCTtttatttgattcatttttgctttcttttgcaCTACACATTGGGTCTGGCGCTTACAGACCAGGTTACCTCGGCATTGTTGCCCTCGCATCATGCACTTATTATGGTCTGTCTCCATAGCCCAGTCACAACCCTAATAtcaggtcaggggtcaacaTTTCCTGTGGATGTTGATCCACAATCAGATCTTATCGGCCTCTAAACCCTATTTGCCAAGTTGAGGGATGATGTGATTGTGGAGCAATGAAGCAGGATGctacctcctggacctccatcAGCGTTTCACTTCTGAGCCTGAAATGCTGGCGCTGCCTTCAGGTTCATTCAGCCCCTCTGGAGATGGTTGTGGGACGAAGACCTTTTAGGATCAGAAAGTGAAACTATGCTGCTATCCATGTGATTCTGTACCTCCTACACGATGCATTAGCACATCTCTGCTAGCAAGAAAAGAatgctggttttgttttctttttactaaCAGGAGCAACTTAGCTGATTTTTAACAGAATCTTCTTCCTCAGCATCTAAAGACACAACAATGTGCATTTTGGAGGGCCGTTCATTTTGggatggtgggtgggttggGTGGGCAACACATTTGAGTGAGGTGGTCGGTAGAAGCGGGACTAAGGCAGAGGTAATATATTATAAATTATTATGATTGGTGATGTAAAAGCCAGTCTGATTCAGAATGATTTCTAATCACCTCATCTCAGGGTAGCTGAGACAGACTCTGTGGGTTTCAAACATGGTCATTTCCTGTAGGacctacagacaggaggacaagaCATGCCTCTCACCGAGGCAATATGGGAGAAATtcggcagcagcacagcagaaatcCCTGCTAATGAATCAAGGGGAAACACTGTTATTGGGGATCCAAGTCAAGTCTCAAACCTTCTAAAATAGCACTTTTcagacaaaaatacaaaaggaggaaagcTGCCTAAGGTTCGGCATGCAGTGCAGCTCTTCTTTGGGGGTATGAAGCCATGTGGGGGCCAGAGAAGGGGAAGACAAAAGCTTTAGTGTGTGAATCCAttcagagagctgcagcatgGATCTAAACCACTCTTTACCTCcactattaaaataaaatgacaaaaatagtCGAGAGCTTGATATTTTACGCCGTTTTGTcgtgttgtttttcctccccacaCCTCAGAATCACCAGAGACACCAAATCTATTGCCACAACTTAGCAGGAGGGGAAGCAAATCCCTCTGAGGAtgctgtggaaaaaaacacaaacttctTTTTGATTCACAGGAAGATTtatatttcctttctttctggCTCTGTTCGAAATGTTGCTTGTCGCTCTAATACTGCCTGGTGCTCACCCAGTTTGTGAGATTTTTAACTCTGTTCAAATGAAATGATGATTCACTCCCTTTGAAATGTTTtgtaaattttatttatttgattttgtctTGATTTTCTAAAAATGGCATGCACCACTTGCTTTGTGGCTGATTCGGAGGCAAGGCTGGCTAAATAGGTTTGAATTAATCAATTGAACACAATCATATGAGAATAATTATGGTGCCTGTTGGATACATTCTTAGT from Takifugu flavidus isolate HTHZ2018 chromosome 6, ASM371156v2, whole genome shotgun sequence encodes the following:
- the lcor gene encoding ligand-dependent corepressor isoform X1 produces the protein MASLCKRQQCTIERRGFRQELDSWRHKLIHCVGFESILEGLFGPGLVKDLTLFQDCEPEEVSDWSFDGNCLFCCLRRENVKMSISVEAASLLEHRAEKGGGCLVLSECEDLKQEQSRISRLERQAQEFLNAVFHRKDLSRFSEPYIPLVAREIMQRMIHQFAAEYTSKTTQDDLPLPNGTMKDQSLPRTASLAPAPCSPTGPLPTSSSPPSSASSSPSSTPGPGLSPTSAATASVSAFSNGTGTSNGGGGTAVASAQNPVLSKLLMADQDGPLDLSVKKNQDKPEPCQQDGVLDLSTKKNDKPSSGLSSASGIKGHSPKVEQTLSEADEEDVLLQRSLQDGLRETFINSQCFKPPLARSLRIKEELLSQKHRLLSQPAALSLANLEAAGLLNHGQSHSLLGQKCSSSFLGSKAHLDSLLKLKQASGALSGALSDLKDLPTFLENHHHNHHGPFSYKGSLHHHHNNQGSKAHHSEGKRDQGHSPPVDLKIPQVRGMDLSWDSHTSELYGYGPLGVAGGAENTLSRKLRAILPKQNRRGGSLGSLLDGAADYWSNELDHSSSGPAYSTSDVEGDPNSKQPRKKRGRYRQYNSEILEEAITVVMSGKMSVSKAQSMYGIPHSTLEYKVKERMGTLKNPPKKKLKLMMKMEAGGQDFPAESENTPTSTPRDEDQPLAAAELKDNVKEEID
- the lcor gene encoding ligand-dependent corepressor isoform X2, which produces MFGPDRPETDPPESERPELDLPEPEPDQHWPNPPGPHPPEPEQPGPDSPEPDPAEPTQSGPDHPGPHLTSLPMSISVEAASLLEHRAEKGGGCLVLSECEDLKQEQSRISRLERQAQEFLNAVFHRKDLSRFSEPYIPLVAREIMQRMIHQFAAEYTSKTTQDDLPLPNGTMKDQSLPRTASLAPAPCSPTGPLPTSSSPPSSASSSPSSTPGPGLSPTSAATASVSAFSNGTGTSNGGGGTAVASAQNPVLSKLLMADQDGPLDLSVKKNQDKPEPCQQDGVLDLSTKKNDKPSSGLSSASGIKGHSPKVEQTLSEADEEDVLLQRSLQDGLRETFINSQCFKPPLARSLRIKEELLSQKHRLLSQPAALSLANLEAAGLLNHGQSHSLLGQKCSSSFLGSKAHLDSLLKLKQASGALSGALSDLKDLPTFLENHHHNHHGPFSYKGSLHHHHNNQGSKAHHSEGKRDQGHSPPVDLKIPQVRGMDLSWDSHTSELYGYGPLGVAGGAENTLSRKLRAILPKQNRRGGSLGSLLDGAADYWSNELDHSSSGPAYSTSDVEGDPNSKQPRKKRGRYRQYNSEILEEAITVVMSGKMSVSKAQSMYGIPHSTLEYKVKERMGTLKNPPKKKLKLMMKMEAGGQDFPAESENTPTSTPRDEDQPLAAAELKDNVKEEID
- the lcor gene encoding ligand-dependent corepressor isoform X3, translating into MASLCKRQQCTIERRGFRQELDSWRHKLIHCVGFESILEGLFGPGLVKDLTLFQDCEPEEVSDWSFDGNCLFCCLRRENVKEHRAEKGGGCLVLSECEDLKQEQSRISRLERQAQEFLNAVFHRKDLSRFSEPYIPLVAREIMQRMIHQFAAEYTSKTTQDDLPLPNGTMKDQSLPRTASLAPAPCSPTGPLPTSSSPPSSASSSPSSTPGPGLSPTSAATASVSAFSNGTGTSNGGGGTAVASAQNPVLSKLLMADQDGPLDLSVKKNQDKPEPCQQDGVLDLSTKKNDKPSSGLSSASGIKGHSPKVEQTLSEADEEDVLLQRSLQDGLRETFINSQCFKPPLARSLRIKEELLSQKHRLLSQPAALSLANLEAAGLLNHGQSHSLLGQKCSSSFLGSKAHLDSLLKLKQASGALSGALSDLKDLPTFLENHHHNHHGPFSYKGSLHHHHNNQGSKAHHSEGKRDQGHSPPVDLKIPQVRGMDLSWDSHTSELYGYGPLGVAGGAENTLSRKLRAILPKQNRRGGSLGSLLDGAADYWSNELDHSSSGPAYSTSDVEGDPNSKQPRKKRGRYRQYNSEILEEAITVVMSGKMSVSKAQSMYGIPHSTLEYKVKERMGTLKNPPKKKLKLMMKMEAGGQDFPAESENTPTSTPRDEDQPLAAAELKDNVKEEID